From the Nematostella vectensis chromosome 7, jaNemVect1.1, whole genome shotgun sequence genome, the window ACAAGGGACGTTCATTACCAAATGTGGCGAAAAAGGCGTTTGAAAACAATGTAGGCTATGATAGCCTTCCTATGTAGGTATAAAAATCTGCACCTTTGCCATTCAATCGATAAAGGGGAGGGTGCCAATGTAGGTTATAATAGCATTACCTGTACAATGGCCACATAAGTTGCACCATCGCCTTCCAGGAGATAGAGGGCACCAATGTAGATTATATAATAATAGCATTACCTGTACAATGGCTACACAAGTTGCACCCTCGCCCTCCAGGGGATAGATGGTACCAATGTAGGTTATAATAGCATTACCTCTACAATGGCTACATAAGTTGCACCCTCGCCTTGCAGGAGATAGAGGGTACCAATGTAGGTTATAATAGCATCACCTGTACAATAGCTACATAAGTTGCGCCCTTGTCGTCCAGTAGATAGAGGGTACCAATGTAGGTTATAATAGCATTACCTGTACAATGGCTACATAAGTTGCGCCCTCGCCTTCCAGGAGATAGAGGGTACCAATGTAGGTTAGGATAGCACAGAACATAAACCCCATTCCCAACAACCCACAGGATGAAGAGCAACCAACACCTCCAAAAAAGCACTGCATCCCAAATTTAAAACTgcgacaaaaataataaaattacaGTCATATTTGCACAATAATTTGGATATATCAAATATCATATTAATCCTGTTGTTGCCTGTGGCAGTGCAGTAAGAGATATTGCATGGAAAATGGATTGTTTTTGAtggtcatttaaaaaaatgacccactttttagTGACCAAGGGGGTAGAACACACCCTTCAAACCCTGGTATGTTTCTAATACCATTACTGTTACGAGTAGTAAGCACTTACTTTTTCCAGACTTCGGCTATGCTGTTTGTGCTTCCAAACCCAGGGATGGCATCCACCCAGAAGCAAAGCGCCAGCGTCAGAAACTGATAGAAGTTGGTTGAGCCAATCATATGCATGACATCAGGAGGCTTACTAGAAGATGCAGACACCATTGAGACGGCATACTCTATTAGAATGTAAGCCACAGCTAAAAGCACCTGGCGATTGAAAGGAGGTAACAAAGGAAATTTAAATCGTAGTTGATGAGGGGCACAGTTATACTCTGAAAATGTATAGAGGATTTTACATGGTTGCGCACAATTTAAATCTCAAAGTGTTGAAGAATGACTGCTGAGTGTACGAGTGATAAATAATATTggcatgaaaaaataaaattgtatcCAGCCATGAAATGTTCTGTATCTTATATGAAATCttatatgcaatattttagaTGCCCACGAAAATACTGAGAGCTTGTTATCACCACATGTGCTGATAAATATGGTGGTAGTGGGGATTCCAGTCTTATCATTCTGATATCACCTATTATCACAAtccatatcatatcatataataaaataaaatatgataGTTAGATCAATGTATCAAAACACCCATAAATCATCTACAGGAAGGGAGAGAGAGAGGACAGAgacacaaataaaataaaaaaacacctgAAAATTCCCCAACCCCCAGGCTAAAAATGTCCAATGCCCAAATATACCAGATCCTCAGATGAAAACccttaaaaaaagtaaagaaccATGTGGTTGAACATCATGTGGCAAAGATgcacttgtttgtttttatttatttattaagcTGCTTCAAGTGACAAATGCCAACCCCATTAAAATGGCAAAGTTTTGAACTTAGAAACATTACTGAGGatgaaaaattcaaaattctcACCCCATTCTCCAGaaaaaaatctatatatttatGTTGTGCTCAACCCCCTCTCTGTGACACTGGTTGGTACCCCTTAGGGAAGAAGTATAAAGAAAACTTACAAATCCCAGCATGAAGCACATGGGCCATAGGACTCCAGCCACGCCCTTTGCACCCCCCTGGTCAGAATGCTGGCGGGGGTCAATTGTAGGTATTATCGATGGCATTAAACAGAGAGATAGTGATAACAGAGTCACTATGGCACACACAAATTTCCTTTTTGTGGGGATTTTCTTGAGTGCTATAAACCTGAAAGTTATGGATGAAATAAATGGAAGGcaagtttattttttcattatctTTCGTATTATCTATTGGATTATGATATTTTGACCTTGTAGTCTCCTTTTGCAACTGAAAGCAGTGCACTGAAGGCAGTACATTACAGGTGCCatcattaaagccgcattatcaccagtttacttctggtcgattacctaacagtatccgattatttttaacagacaacgtgaaaaatatttcaaaatattgaaagcagtgtgttattggaagtttctttgaggatgtgattaataatttagagcagatggcctgtttaatatctcagattttaatagattcttgtgttttttaaaggttgaggtttccgtcggacctccagaagtaaactggtgcaatgcggctttaatccCAGGAAAAAAATCTTGAAACATGACACACCTAAAATTTCATACCCAAAAATTTCCAAGGATAGAAACCATCCAAAAACACATAAATTCTAATATTTCCCAAAAACCTTTCTCCTTAAATCCAAAAGTCAAGAGACACACCTACACATTGTTGTGATTTAAATTGTGGTGTATTGTGGTGAAGTTTTCTACAACTGTTCCCCCTaacaatatttatttaaaatgtttctgtattttgtctcctcctccccccccccaccccccccccccaaaaaaaaaaaaaaaaaaaaaaactgccacAGCTTTAATACTAGCCTGCCTgtaggcggtactcggtgttttCATTGCTGAAAACCCTCTTCGTTCAGTGATcgggtaccctgggtaccagaggctcgagCTTCATTCGTTTATTGTCACGCCGGACTTGGCTACGAGAAGCGACTCATAGCCACGACCGGCGTGACAGTAAACGAGTGAAGCTTGAGCaactggtacccagggtagtgATCAGCcgccatcttttattttaagccgcgtggttcctgggggcgagTGCAATAGTTTTTTCGCCCTTCTTCTCTTCTATCCCCCCTGCCCTTCGGcgctcgcccccaggaaccacgcggcttaaaatacaagatggcgtctGATCACCGAACGGAGAGAGTTTTCCGCAATTATAAcgccgagtaccgcctgcgagcagtctcccctccccctcccgggtctttctttttttgtcaGGTGAgcctggtttgaatccggtaGCTTCGTCCAGAAGGTGTCGCTTTTCCGGTTTCCCTTGCCATGATTCCCTGGTGCTCGAGAACGTGTCAATTAGGATCTTTTTGTACATAGTACAACAGCCTTACCTTATCAATAGTGTAGCCGGAATATTAGCAGTGGATAATATTGACTGCAAATAAGGCGCTGTCCTTTCCCCACTTGCTCCAAACACAATACAAACAGCGCTTAGCCCATACACGGCACCAACAGGCACAAGATACCTTTGAGGTGCACGGCTGTATTTATACTCCTGCACTGGATAAAGCCATACCTTAACTAAGGCAATCGGTCCAAACACCAATGCAAAAACTAATGAcgatataaacaaaataaagtacTGATCGGTGAAGGGACGGAAATCATGTGACGGGAAGTCATGTGAGGACATAGACGCGTTTGTTGATCCGGCGGAATCGACCCACATCGGCAACATGACATTTTGTCCAGTTTGACCGGCGATAGCCAAGAAAAGTAAGATAAGATCTCGTGCACAAGACTTTCTCTTTGATCGATGTAGGACTTGTATGTCTAAAGGGTGTGGACACAGTAGTTTAGCCTTTTCATTTTGCTGCTCCATCGCCTGCGAGATGCTGGTAGGTGGGACGTTacgtagcctgcgtagcaagcgtttctgtggagtttcagTGGGAATAGATAGCGAGCGGGGGATATCGCCGCCCGAAAAATGGGGCGTTACGCAATGTTATCGTTCTGGTGACCTCTGCAATTTGCGTGACTGTCACCCAAAAGCTTAGCGTAAAAAATACGAGAGGTCTCAAGTTGCTGACAGTGCTTGTTGGTAACAGACGGAGTTGTGTCGTTATAGATGTGAATAGCGCTAAAAACGATAGATATTACAGACTTTTTGATGCTCCTGCCTCTACATCAGTGTCTAGTGGTAAcctacaggcccgtacccaggatttttcttgggggggggcataACTTTTGCGTGGGGGGGGGCATAACTTTTGCGTGGGGGGGAGGGCGCTATTAAAATCTATAATACAGGTTCAAACAGCTGAAGCAACAGCATCTCACCTTTCGGTCACGACTTTGAACTATATGCGTCACGACAACTCACTTTGAGTGTCACGACAAAGCACTATTCGATTATCGCTTAAAACATTGCAGGTTTAGTTCACCATATCGCACTTTCGCAACATtgcactttgtgtcttaaaaaactcATCATTTTGCCATTGCTTAAAACATTTCAGTATGTCGTTCACGACATTCAACTTTGTgcttttatattaaaatataacATAGCActatttgtctattgcataaaatatttgactttgtgctttataacatgggactttgtgtcttaaaaaatctcgcgatttgccgaatgcgcaaatcatttcagtttttgtctattgctaaaatattcaactttgtgtcttgaaaaatctcgcgatttgccgaatgcgcaaattatttcagttttttttctgtgcattaaatatttaactttgtaCTTCATAAAATggtactttgtgtcttaaaaaatctcgcgatttgccgaatgcgcaaatcatttcaggttttgtctattgctaaaatattcaactttgtgtcttggaaaatctcgcgatttgccgaatgcgcaaattatttcagtttttttctgtgcattaaatatttaactttgtaCTTCATAACATgggactttgtgtcttaacaaatctcgcgatttgccaaatgcgcaaatcatttcaggttttgtcgattgcataaaatatttaactttgtgctttataACTTGATACTTTGTGTCTTAacaaatctcgcgatttgccaaatgcgcaaatcatttcaggttttgtcgattgcataaaatatttaactttgtgctttaAAACGTggtactttgtgtcttaaCAAATCTGGCGATTTTCCGAATGCGCAAATCAACTAtgcatagccgtagcaggccccgaattattggggggggggacaacaatacagaaacattaaaaaaacaatggggggcacagccacgcccctactggtcatgtccttataatttttgaaaatattgggtgcgggggcacgtgcccccagtgccccagcCCCTGCTATGCTAACGAGAGAAAGTCTCGATCAAAATGACATACTATtcagggggtggcccaggggagGGGCCCACatcttctagcagccaaaaatgcAGTGATTCTATGAGACATACataagaaaatgccttgaaagggctttttgggccccctcctgttaacaatcctggctacgccgttGATATTTGTAAATTACCAATAGATTTCACGAAAACAACACACCTAGGCTGTTGCTTGTAAGGATATTTCTCTTTATAATATCTCTCTCATAATAGTTCTTTTCATAATATCTCTATAATAAATCGTCGTCATACCGTTACCCGACTTGTTCAAAGCAGAAATCGTGCGAACCAGGCTTCTCATTTTGATAtgtatgtgtttgtgtgtgtgtgtgtggggggagggggggtcgTGGTTGTGGGTAAAAAGTCGTGGGTGTGGGTATCAAGTCGTGGGTGTGGGTATGGAGTCGTGGGTGTGGTTATGAAGTCGTGGGTGTGGGTATGAAGTCGTGGGTGTGGGTATCAAGTCGTGGGTGTGAAGTCGTGGGTATGGGTATAAAGTCGTGGGTGTGGGTATCAAGTCGTGGGTGTAGGTACAAAGTCGTGGGTGTGGGTATAAAGTCGTGGGTGTGGGTATGAAGCGGTGGGTGTGGGTATCAAGGTTTGGGTGTGGGTATAAAGTCGTGGGTGTGGGTATAAAGTCGTGGGTGTGGGTATGAAGTCGTGGGTGTGGGTATAAAGTCGTGGGTGTGGGTATGGAGTCGTGGGTGCGGTTATGAAGTCGTGGGTGTGGGTATGAAGTCGTGGGTGTGGGTATCAAGTCGTGGGTATGGGTATCAAGTCGTGGGTGTGGGTATAAAGTCGTGGGTGTGGGTATCAAGTCGTGGGTGTGGGATAAAGTAGTTGGTGTGGGTATCAAGTCGTGGGTGTGGGTATCAAGTCGTGGGTGTGGGTATCAAGTCGTGGGTATGGGTATCAAGTCGTGGGTGTGGGTATAAAGTCGTGGGTGTGGGTATCAAGTCGTGGGTGTGGGATAAAGTAGTTGGTGTGTGTATCAAGTCGTGGGTGTGGGTATGTCAAGAAACAAGAGACATGAGTTTAATATAATATGGAAAATTGATAGTTATAAATTCCTACAACCCATTTGGGTGCTTTATGTTAACAAAATACCACTATGCGAGGATCCAGTgcttccttttcttttctagGCGGAGAAAAATTGACCCTTGCCGATTAGACCGCTGGGTCTTCGAGTATGAGGTTTTGGGTGGCGTGTCAAGTTGGTCTCGTGTTTCATAAGCTTAAACTGCTTAAAAGGTGCGGTGTTATAAGCACAAAGCACGATATCATAAGTCATACactgatatttattttgatatcACGCAAATAGTGCGACGTTATAAGCGAAAAAGGGCCATATTATGAGAGATAATGTACACTGTTCTGAGCAAATTGTCCCGACACCAAGGGTCAGATGTTGTTGGCGATTTGCGTAATGTGCCATGACGCAAGCCCAAACATCCAATCGTGTGTGAAAAATAGTCACATGTCGTTTTGCAAAAAGTCCAATGTCGTAACGCAAAAAGTGCAATCTTGTGAAGCACAAAGTGCGTTTGCaaaaagtgagtttttttCTACATAGACCAGCATGCTTTGCGAATAAGAAAGAACCTGAGCTAATTCTACATATCTCTAATTGAGATATGTAAGTAAATATTAATATGAAATCAAGATTATGAACCATAAAGCTCagtgaaataaaaagtgtgCCTATTTACCGAGCCAGGACTCGAGTTAGGACTCGAGTTAGGACTCGAGTCAGGACTCGagttataaataaaaaataaattaaaaaataaataaagtatttttcttaagtatactattttaaaattcattCAATTTATAAAAAGTACTATTTATCGGCTGAGGTTTCAGTTTCCAAAACTTTTAGATGTTTGGACGAAATAAGCGTTTCTTTTGCAGAGTATTTCCCGCTGTTTACTGTTGTTTCTTGCGTGCTGAAATCGGACCCGCTATGAGTCACCCGCTGTCCAAGTTTACCAATTTTATTAGGACAAGGAAAGCCGGAACCTGACAGGCAGGCGCGGTTGTTTCGCATTCGTTTAGGTTTAAGTATTTTTAAACGCAATATTTATTGTTgcaattgttattgttgagTGCAATCACGCATTTCCGTGAACACAACACGGAAGATATAATATAAGTACGTCCCTTCATTTGATATTAGAAACAAGGATTTGATTTACTTTTTATCTTGTTTGTTGTCTAATGCAGTGGAACCTCTTCGGAATCTTGCCCGAAAAATCTCGGGGTCTCCCGGGGACTCTCCCTAAAAATGTACATATTtcctatcccttagggtataaaattcgccccaagtgctatctcttagggtatttaaaaaatctgctatcccttagaccTAGTACATCCGCTCTTTTATCATGAGCCGTACCAAACTGTTGCCAAAAATAGTGCTTGAAAATTGCGGCGTTTAAATCGATTCTACATTGCGGGTTTGATTTAGATAAACTCTCACACAATAAGTATAAGTAACTTGGATTTGATGATATTTTGCGGGTCCGATTCAGCAGGCGAGAAATAACAGTAATGGCGGGGAAAAAGAAACGCTtacatgctcgaggatccagcgccACGAAAATCCTGAGCGCTCGCACGCTGGATCATCGCGGAAGTTTTGGAAGCTAAAACAGTAGCCTCCTTTGCTCTTTGTGTCGGTCCTCCCCATTCTAGCTTGTATGGGGAGGATCCCGAGACCGACACAAAGACCGGCTGCAAAAGGGACTAAATGGGACTACGCTGTCTATGCAAATTACGGTCCTACATTCCAAGGATGCCATTTGACCAGCTGCTATGTCCCAAAACAAACCACAGAGGGATAAACACCAAAGACGGATAAATTTACATCCCAGCTATGTTTATTTCATGAATAAGAGCATAAAGATATAACTCATACATGTTTATTTGCGTGAATTCGTATGTCCTTAGAAATCCTTCACTGGCGCGGGTGAGAAGCCTGTGACCGATCTAGACTAGATACGTTCAATTTTCTACCCGTGATTCTGTTCGGTATACACTTGTCTCTTTTGTCTTTACCCTTTGGCACCGACAACGTTTCTTGAAAAGGCTATATCTCTGAAATAAATAGCATTGTTGATAAGACAAAGTAAAAAAGTTCAGCATTGCGACCCATTGTGAGTCGTTGTCTAAGATATTATGGAATGCTGTAAATTATTGTCAAAAAAGTTAATATTATTAGCATCCACTTCATGATGCGAGCCCCACACCCCCAACGGCGCAACTGATATCTccccttacaaaacaaacacacatgacgtgttgcataacaaagtggtttattttcgtaGTAAATGAAACACATTCTGCTGTGCTCCCTTGGCCTATCCTGAAGTTCTGGGTTTTTTAGTCCTTGTTGACGCTGAGTTATTAGATAATTATCTTCAAATTGTGAAATATAGTTCTAAAGCACAacgttaaatattttatgcaatagcaaaacctgaaatgatttgcgcattcgcgaatcgcgagatttttttaagacacaaagtaccgtgttatgaagcacaaagtcaaatattttatgcagtAGACAAATAGTGTATGTTATAGGAACAAAGTTGAATGTCGTGAACGATATACTGGAATGTGTTTTAAGTAATGGCAAAATGATgagttttttaagacacaaagtgcaatgttttgagacacaaagtgcgataTGGTGAACTAAACCTGCAATGTTTTAAGCGATAATCGAATAGTGCTTTGTCGTGACACTCAAAGTGAGTTGTCGTGACGCAAATAGTTCAAAGTCGTGACCGAAAGGTGAGATGTTGTTAACAAAAACCTTGAGTGGCCCTCATGGGCTTCCGTATCAAACAGCTGAACTGCATGCCTAGAAGTTGATATTCGATTGATCATATGACTTAGAGAAATTGTTTTACGCGCGAAAATTGTAAATAATCGTAATAATTTGGTTAATTTTGATTTGGCGCCTGAGGCAATTTTACAACTCAATCTGTGATTCATCTGTCGATTGCTCGCATAGTAGGCTGACGAGTTTGGAGGCTGAAAAAGACAGCTTTTATTCCCTAGATTGTGCTTCAGGTAAGGACATTAAGTGCTTTAAAAGCAAGTATAAGACTCGTGGACTCTTTACAGTCAATGTACGGAAAACAAACTACCGTATATGACCACGTTAACTCAAAGTCCGTTCGCTAGCACTAGGTGGAACATAGAAGATAATATTATCTGATTGCATTGTGAATAAGTACCAGGTACCAGCCTCACTGCCATAAAAGCGAGCGCgaattaaatatttaaatcTGGTTATCAAAATAGCCCAATTTTGAGTAGATATT encodes:
- the LOC5518936 gene encoding uncharacterized protein LOC5518936, coding for MEQQNEKAKLLCPHPLDIQVLHRSKRKSCARDLILLFLAIAGQTGQNVMLPMWVDSAGSTNASMSSHDFPSHDFRPFTDQYFILFISSLVFALVFGPIALVKVWLYPVQEYKYSRAPQRYLVPVGAVYGLSAVCIVFGASGERTAPYLQSILSTANIPATLLIRFIALKKIPTKRKFVCAIVTLLSLSLCLMPSIIPTIDPRQHSDQGGAKGVAGVLWPMCFMLGFVLLAVAYILIEYAVSMVSASSSKPPDVMHMIGSTNFYQFLTLALCFWVDAIPGFGSTNSIAEVWKNFKFGMQCFFGGVGCSSSCGLLGMGFMFCAILTYIGTLYLLEGEGATYVAIVQAIVTPLGFLFWTLFKEQPGFHWQPEVSITTWFNIVGLVIMVPSIYIYNTGPPDRTTASTKKLKRLSIEGSRESNASIDMSTEPP